Genomic window (Phragmites australis chromosome 5, lpPhrAust1.1, whole genome shotgun sequence):
ACCTTTTCTCTTTGACAGGTGCCATTAAGCAACTGATTTGAACACTGATAGAACACACGGCCCAGTACATCGGTGCGATTAGGGATGTAAGTTGGTACTTAATAAATAGTTCTATGTTAgcacttagttcatttttttacttaatttaattagatggggtgaatatttagtttattttttaattttttgttaaCCTAAATACctagaaaatacaaaatttgtATCCTTACGTGCGAAGATCAACCCATTGGGCCTAATTTTGATGCCCACACGGCCCGCTTCTTCCAGGTTCCGGTCCCGATCGTGATCCAACAAGGCAACCACGCGTCTCGCCTCCCACACCCACCCGGTCCTTGTCGTTGCTTTTCCCTTTCACGCACACCCACGCGGCAACGCTCCGCATAATCAACGCTTCCCCCCAAAGGCTACCGACCACCAGTCCAGCCCACCACCTTCCGTCTCCGCTCCCGTCCTGTCCCCCGGCAAAACCCTAGCGTCTCCGTCATGAAGAGCAAGGCCGACGCCTCAACGAAGCGCGAGGGCAGGTAGGATCTCCGCGCCTTGCGCTGGCCTTGTGGCGGCTGGACGACGGGTTTCCTTGCGATAACTGAACGGTGGTCTTGTTTGCGTTTGTGTGTGCCTGTTGTGGTTGCAGGCTCAAGGCCGCCGGCAAGCGGAAGAAGGCCGCCGCGAGCGGCAAGCCCAAGCGCCCGCCCTCCGCCTTCTTCGTCTTCATGTGAGTTCTCGCTTTGTCGGCGAGTCATTGCTCCCCGAAATCTCAAGATCTGTTCTCTGTTTTTACTGTTTTttatttccccctttttttgaGCGTGTTTTTTCGTGTGTTTTTCTGCAGGTCTGAATTCAGGCAGGAGTACCAGGCGCAGCACCCTGAAAACAAGAGCGTCGCTACCGTGAGTCACTTTGGATTCTGCcctagttttcttttcttttctttttttttgcacctgCAGATGTCTTATTTTGGCTGTTGGTCCATTAGGTGAGCAAGGCAGCAGGGGAAAAGTGGCGAGCTATGTCTGAGGAAGTGAGTAGATCTCTCGAATGCTCAAATTAGAATTTGGTTTAGATTTAGATCTTCATGAATCTGCATATTTGTTAATAAATTTTCAGCATGACGCGCTTACACTGTTAATACACATGTTCAAGTATTTTTAGCTGAAAAGGTCG
Coding sequences:
- the LOC133919482 gene encoding HMG1/2-like protein; protein product: MKSKADASTKREGRLKAAGKRKKAAASGKPKRPPSAFFVFMSEFRQEYQAQHPENKSVATVSKAAGEKWRAMSEEEKAPYQDKAGQKKQDYEKSKANFNKKESTSSKKAKTEDDEGSKSEVDDDDMEGGSDEENEEDE